A stretch of the Hydra vulgaris chromosome 09, alternate assembly HydraT2T_AEP genome encodes the following:
- the LOC101241803 gene encoding uncharacterized protein LOC101241803 isoform X2, with translation MKLRDGRDYNDTSAYTEIDSKPNFLLCNFHKDSRTKVSLSFLDHQKKKNFSVQRISHKNIRDFKELSHKHVKTYNDEFKNLLVQKSVETFSINQTNKISENFSNLVDGNEDKTVFTSTPLHTKFNCSNRISKLSIQSNIASVDYNCGCFQALNFKTKSKCEENSLEDYVFHDISPTKIPSFSINKTEKLNSDSSHNCSGYMTYGNELLKENCDIDFDHSFNHVQRSFFRQRRREWYLNRYKNVCNTYTSHLYAFYKWQYIYKLLISIMIQIYNTFSVNVQNIISKSCFYFHSISKNKRKSSFQHTSFASNVWSSSFQIICYIKVTYYTSTQLFKSFSKQIANIFFSSAKTNSSKKNAVHNLVLSKYFNQALLGLAVFLFVVLIAHFIFLGYNRNSLPNLTENGVSNAVPFFLDEKEHIPAWRVIASNSKINISESKFSLNTPVFLILHSGRSQQFNKLLELFQVLFSLGYDLIIPKHQLYRNEVSYAWKSIKKSYPSSTAYLWGENLDSSILSAYAQDFCSDSFPVSGIVVSAEDVISKNEKLKVWSCNCTLVNSDGLYHKFNSVLCPLKWKSHESFYESIIFCLQALHL, from the exons atgaagcTGAGAGATGGGAGAGATTACAATGATACAAGTGCTTATACTGAAATAGACAGTAAGCctaattttcttttatgtaaCTTTCATAAAGATTCTCGGACAAAAGTATCTTTATCGTTTTTggaccatcaaaaaaaaaaaaacttttctgttCAAAGAatttctcataaaaatattCGCGACTTTAAAGAACTTTCACACAAGCATGTTAAAACCTACAACgatgagtttaaaaatttgcttgTACAAAAGTCTGTTGAGACGTTTAGTATAAATCAGACAAACAAGATCTCCGAAAATTTTTCTAATCTTGTTGATGGCAATGaagataaaacagtttttacatCAACTCCATtacatacaaaatttaattgttcaaaTAGAATTAGTAAGCTGAGCATACAGTCAAATATTGCGTCTGTAGATTATAATTGTGGATGTTTCCaggctttaaattttaaaactaaaagtaaatgTGAAGAGAATAGTTTAGAAGACTATGTTTTTCATGATATTTCGCCAACAAAAATACCTAGTTTCTCAatcaataaaactgaaaaattgaATTCAGATTCATCACATAACTGTAGTGGTTATATGACATATGGAAACGAGTTACTGAAAGAAAATTGTGACATTGattttgaccattcttttaacCATGTTCAGCGAAGTTTTTTTAGACAGAGGCGAAGAGAGTGGTATTTAAATagatacaaaaatgtttgtaatacaTATACTTCACACCTCTATGCGTTCTACAAATGGCAGTATATTTATAAGTTGTTAATATCAATTATGATTCAAATTTATAACACTTTTAGTGTCAATGTGCAGAACATTATTTCAAAATCATGCTTTTATTTTCATTccatttctaaaaacaaaagaaaatcatCTTTTCAACATACTTCTTTTGCTTCCAATGTTTGGTCTAGTAGTTTccaaataatttgttatataaaagttaCATATTATACTTCTACCCAATTATTCAAGTCCTTTTCGAAACAAatagcaaacattttttt TTCTTCTGCAAAAACcaattcaagcaaaaaaaatgcAGTACATAATCttgtattatcaaaatattttaatcaagcTCTTCTTGGTTTGGCAGTCTTTCTGTTTGTGGTCTTAATtgcacattttatatttttag gtTATAATCGTAATAGCTTACCTAATCTTACAGAAAATGGTGTTTCAAATGcagttcctttttttttggatGAAAAGGAGCATATACCAGCTTGGCGTGTCATAGCATCGAATTCTAAGATAAACATATCAGAAAGTAAATTTTCTCTAAATACccctgtttttttaattcttcattcAGGTAGAAGTCAACAGTTTAATAAACTATTAGAACTTTTTCAAGTGCTTTTTTCTTTGGGTTATGATCTTATAATACCAAAGCATCAACTGTACCGGAATGAAGTGTCATATGCAtggaaaagtattaaaaaaagttatcctAGTTCCACTGCTTATCTTTGGGGAGAAAATTTAGATTCTAG tattttatcTGCGTATGCACAAGACTTTTGTTCTGACT cATTTCCTGTGTCTGGTATTGTCGTAAGTGCTGAAGATGTAATTTCCAAG aatgaaaagttaaaagtttgGTCTTGTAATTGCACTCTTGTGAATTCAGATGGACTTTATCATAAATTCAACAGTGTGTTATGCCCATTGAAATGGAAGTCTCACGAATCTTTCTatgaaagtataattttttgtcTACAAGCactacatttataa
- the LOC124811296 gene encoding neuropeptide-like protein 31 isoform X2, with protein sequence MLVLLFNLIWFNNFFKEYGYGGYGGYGGDLYNIGYGYGNNYYSDEPKLVVKEDPTYNSYNKGYGYGGCGRYGGGLYNKGYEGYGGGLYNKGYGYGNNYYSDESKKAVK encoded by the exons atgttagttttactttttaacttaatttggtttaataacttttttaaagagtatGGCTACGGTGGGTACGGAGGTTACGGTGGTGACTTATACAACATAGGGTATGGGTATGGAAACAACTACTATAGTGACGAACCAAAACTAGTTGTAAAAGAAGACCCCACTTATAATTCGTACA acaaAGGTTATGGCTACGGTGGATGCGGAAGATACGGAGGTGGATTATACAACAAAGGGTACGAAGGATACGGAGGTGGATTATACAACAAAGGGTACGGATACGGAAACAACTATTACAGTGACGAATCAAAAAAAGCTGTAAAATAA